A single Nicotiana tabacum cultivar K326 chromosome 5, ASM71507v2, whole genome shotgun sequence DNA region contains:
- the LOC107826940 gene encoding subtilisin-like protease SBT3.9, with the protein MTFSVCNSNQNPMIKLGRSEVLEGKKAVLKVPKFSSRGPNSFTPEILKPDVAAPGVNILATFIPRSGDNGFKLQSGTSMATPHVSGIVALLKVAHPNWSPATIKSALVTTYLITNILTVRVAWNEDTYTSEIFLEGTGDKLADPFDFGGGICNPNGATDPGLVYDMDKDDYLNYLCSLGYSNDMVYNATTYLSSSKNSTAAGGIVCPKKVPSRLDLNLPSISIPNLKNSVSVKRTVTNVGNVNSIYKVLVKPPRNTAIKVSPHVLKFNAKAKKISFEVKITSTHQSSTKFTFGSLAWSDGKHFVRIPKQIDV; encoded by the exons ATGACTTTTTCTGTTTGCAACAGTAACCAAAATCCTATGATTAAGTTGGGCCGATCTGAAGTTCTTGAGGGTAAGAAGGCAGTCCTAAAGGTGCCTAAGTTCTCATCAAGAGGCCCAAATTCCTTTACCCCAGAAATTCTGAAg CCCGATGTTGCTGCTCCTGGTGTAAATATACTCGCAACATTTATTCCTCGCTCTGGAGACAATGGATTCAAACTTCAGTCAGGAACATCTATGGCAACCCCTCACGTCTCAGGAATTGTTGCACTCCTCAAAGTTGCACATCCTAATTGGTCTCCTGCAACAATCAAATCCGCACTTGTGACTACTT ATCTAATAACAAATATTTTAACTGTACGTGTAGCATGGAACGAGGACACATATACATCTGAAATCTTTTTAGAAGGAACAGGAGACAAACTAGCTGATCCATTTGATTTCGGAGGTGGAATTTGTAATCCAAATGGAGCAACAGATCCTGGCTTAGTCTATGACATGGATAAAGATGATTATTTGAATTATCTTTGTAGCTTAGGTTATAGTAATGATATGGTTTATAATGCAACTACATATTTATCCTCTAGCAAAAATTCAACAGCAGCAGGAGGCATTGTATGTCCGAAAAAAGTCCCTTCTAGGTTGGATTTGAATCTCCCTTCAATATCTATTCCAAATCTCAAGAACTCAGTTTCTGTCAAGAGAACTGTTACCAATGTTGGAAATGTCAACTCTATATACAAAGTATTGGTTAAACCTCCGAGAAATACTGCTATTAAAGTAAGTCCACATGTCTTGAAGTTTAACGCCAAGGCAAAGAAGATTTCTTTTGAGGTCAAAATCACATCTACTCACCAAAGTAGTACTAAATTTACCTTTGGAAGTTTGGCGTGGAGTGATGGCAAGCATTTTGTTAGAATTCCTAAGCAAATAGATgtgtaa